CCCCGGAGCGCGGCCACACCCTCGATGACAGCGGCGGCTCCCGCGCTCCGCAGCGATTTGGACACGCTCGGCTGCGAGATGCCCTCCTGGGCGGCGAGCTCCTGCTGGGACCGGCCGACCAGGCGCCCGTACGTGAGGTGGCGCTCGCGCGTGCTCATCGCCCCGACGAGCTCGTCGCGCGCGAGGACATACGCGTTGGACGCGGCGATCACGGTCTCCATGACCTCATCCTGGCCCGGGGCTCCGACAATCCAGGTGCGCGTGCGCGGCACGGCGCGCTGTTCGCGGGCGTGCACGGTCTCGATCGCGGCGCGCGCCGCATACCACCCGGGGCCGTCGGCCAGCTCACCGTGCACCGACGCCACCGGTCG
This genomic stretch from Microbacterium sp. Nx66 harbors:
- a CDS encoding SatD family protein, coding for MVIAVIADIVGSRELGDRSAAQRALDETIAQVERDRPLAVQPLTPTVGDEQQGVYRELPDALLSLLMVQLRLPEGLAFRFGVGIGEVRPVASVHGELADGPGWYAARAAIETVHAREQRAVPRTRTWIVGAPGQDEVMETVIAASNAYVLARDELVGAMSTRERHLTYGRLVGRSQQELAAQEGISQPSVSKSLRSAGAAAVIEGVAALRGETA